A DNA window from Ornithinimicrobium humiphilum contains the following coding sequences:
- a CDS encoding DinB family protein translates to MTAELTALLAHLAEARGHVLAAVDGLDEDDLTRPVAPSGWSIAQLLHHLTYDDEIFWGCAILGGDEEAAAEIQDGWRLPVTTGAEAVEGYRRWVSRTDALLAEVDLDAPARWWPPQDVFPFPPFADARACLLRLLVETTTHAGHLDLAREGIDGHQHLVVP, encoded by the coding sequence ATGACCGCAGAGCTGACGGCGCTCCTCGCCCATCTCGCGGAGGCGCGCGGGCACGTGCTCGCGGCCGTGGACGGCCTCGACGAGGACGACCTGACGCGACCCGTGGCGCCCTCGGGTTGGTCGATCGCCCAGCTCCTGCACCACCTCACCTACGACGACGAGATCTTCTGGGGCTGCGCGATCCTCGGGGGCGACGAGGAGGCGGCGGCGGAGATCCAGGACGGCTGGCGGCTGCCGGTCACCACGGGGGCCGAGGCCGTCGAGGGCTACCGCCGCTGGGTCAGCCGCACGGACGCCCTCCTCGCCGAGGTCGACCTCGACGCCCCGGCGCGCTGGTGGCCCCCGCAGGACGTCTTCCCGTTCCCGCCGTTCGCGGACGCCCGGGCCTGCCTCCTGCGCCTCCTCGTGGAGACCACCACGCACGCCGGCCACCTCGACCTGGCGCGGGAGGGCATCGACGGGCACCAGCACCTCGTCGTGCCCTGA
- a CDS encoding dihydrofolate reductase family protein: MGTLVYAANVSLDGYLEDDAGSLDWSVPDEEVHAFWNEHESRIGTSLYGRRMWEAMRVWEEDDWLDRQPQVVLDYAQIWRDADKVVYSTTLAGATTSRTRVERTFDPEAVRRLKETSDRGLSVGGAALGAEAFRHGLVDEVVLVVQPVVLGGGKPALPHGIRLDLELREVRRFTGGSVALHHAVRRTWDADR; this comes from the coding sequence ATGGGCACGCTCGTCTACGCGGCCAACGTCTCGCTCGACGGCTACCTCGAGGACGATGCGGGGTCCCTGGACTGGTCCGTGCCGGACGAGGAGGTCCACGCCTTCTGGAACGAGCACGAGAGCCGCATCGGCACCTCGCTCTACGGCCGCCGCATGTGGGAGGCGATGCGGGTCTGGGAGGAGGACGACTGGCTGGATCGGCAGCCCCAGGTGGTCCTCGACTACGCCCAGATCTGGCGCGACGCCGACAAGGTCGTCTACTCCACCACCCTCGCCGGGGCCACCACGTCACGGACCCGCGTCGAGCGCACCTTCGACCCCGAGGCCGTTCGGCGGCTCAAGGAGACCTCGGACCGCGGCCTCAGCGTCGGAGGCGCCGCGCTCGGGGCCGAGGCCTTCCGGCACGGGCTCGTCGACGAGGTCGTGCTGGTCGTGCAGCCCGTGGTCCTGGGTGGCGGCAAGCCCGCCCTGCCCCACGGCATACGTCTCGACCTGGAGCTGCGCGAGGTCCGCCGCTTCACCGGGGGGTCGGTGGCTCTGCACCACGCGGTGCGGCGCACCTGGGACGCCGACCGATGA
- a CDS encoding YciI family protein — MTQYLLSVPHDSAEEPTMATMDPAELEAALAATGAILEELMSSGAFVFAGGLMPPSSAVTVEATEASTTRTPGPFVEAPEYLGGFWVIQVADQETALDWAERASRALGGRIEVRAFQDAPSA; from the coding sequence ATGACCCAGTACCTGCTGTCCGTCCCCCACGACTCCGCCGAGGAGCCGACCATGGCCACCATGGACCCGGCCGAGCTCGAGGCCGCGCTCGCGGCCACCGGCGCGATCCTCGAGGAGCTGATGTCCTCGGGCGCGTTCGTCTTCGCCGGTGGGCTCATGCCGCCCTCGAGCGCGGTCACCGTCGAGGCCACGGAAGCCTCCACGACCCGGACGCCCGGGCCGTTCGTCGAGGCGCCGGAGTATCTCGGCGGCTTCTGGGTGATCCAGGTCGCCGACCAGGAGACCGCCCTCGACTGGGCGGAACGCGCCTCGCGGGCGCTCGGTGGCCGGATCGAGGTCCGGGCCTTCCAGGACGCCCCGTCCGCATGA
- a CDS encoding cupin domain-containing protein: MMAGSVLDRSDGRSDGEEWTDNYERLPGGVGISLILESTTRAGVGPRLHQHPYAETFVIRRGSATFTIGEDTVEGRAGQVLVVPADTPHRFTTGPQGYEAVHVHANPEFVTTWLE, translated from the coding sequence ATGATGGCCGGCTCCGTGCTCGACCGCTCCGACGGCCGGTCCGACGGCGAGGAGTGGACCGACAACTACGAGCGACTGCCGGGTGGGGTCGGGATCTCGCTCATCCTCGAGTCCACCACCCGAGCCGGCGTCGGGCCGCGCCTGCACCAGCACCCCTACGCCGAGACCTTCGTCATCCGCCGCGGCTCGGCGACCTTCACGATCGGGGAGGACACCGTCGAGGGACGGGCGGGGCAGGTGCTCGTGGTCCCCGCCGACACCCCGCACCGGTTCACCACCGGACCGCAGGGGTATGAGGCGGTGCACGTCCACGCCAACCCCGAGTTCGTCACGACCTGGCTGGAGTAG
- a CDS encoding GNAT family N-acetyltransferase has translation MLRTARLVLRPLEEGDAAVLRELWSERDPRVPPHRRIDAEGRPTVSDLARRVQDAVGPPPGLLAVEVAETGEVVGYCGIVPTDDGEDPELAFELLRGHQGRGYATEAALAVVDAARAAGHERLVASVWDWNGPSLRVLDKVGFRETGRRAPDPERGTTILTALELGDR, from the coding sequence ATGCTACGCACGGCCCGCCTGGTCCTGAGGCCGCTGGAGGAGGGGGACGCCGCGGTCCTCCGCGAGCTGTGGAGCGAGCGGGACCCGCGCGTGCCGCCGCACCGGCGCATCGACGCCGAGGGACGGCCGACCGTCTCCGACCTGGCTCGGCGGGTCCAGGACGCCGTCGGACCTCCGCCCGGTCTGCTGGCCGTGGAGGTCGCGGAGACCGGGGAGGTCGTCGGCTACTGCGGCATCGTCCCCACCGATGACGGCGAGGATCCCGAGCTGGCCTTCGAGCTGCTGCGTGGGCACCAGGGCAGGGGCTACGCCACCGAGGCGGCGCTCGCGGTGGTCGACGCGGCGCGCGCGGCGGGGCACGAGCGGCTCGTGGCCAGCGTGTGGGACTGGAACGGCCCGTCGCTGCGGGTGCTGGACAAGGTCGGCTTCCGCGAGACCGGTCGGCGGGCGCCCGACCCCGAACGCGGGACGACGATCCTCACGGCGCTGGAGCTGGGAGATCGGTGA
- a CDS encoding M23 family metallopeptidase, whose amino-acid sequence MTRPVELAPPFSGRWLVQNSPADRVPSHGTHLFATTYAIDFVPVDEVGRSARLGLRGLVRPEPPQAFVGFGRPVLAPSDGVVAAVHDGEPDHDAYRGLPSVGYALTQGRRAHGGWVALAGNHVVVEVRIGVFVALCHLADGSVGVRPGQEVAAGEELGRCGNSGNSTEPHLHLQVMDQLDPGRARGLPLTFGNGIPHSGEIVDAP is encoded by the coding sequence GTGACGCGCCCGGTCGAGCTCGCCCCTCCCTTCTCCGGCCGCTGGCTGGTCCAGAACAGCCCGGCCGACCGCGTGCCCAGCCACGGCACGCACCTCTTCGCCACCACCTACGCGATCGACTTCGTGCCCGTGGACGAGGTGGGCCGGTCCGCCCGCCTCGGGCTGCGGGGCCTGGTGCGCCCGGAGCCGCCGCAGGCCTTCGTCGGGTTCGGACGACCGGTGCTCGCCCCGTCCGATGGCGTGGTCGCTGCGGTCCACGACGGGGAGCCGGACCATGACGCCTACCGCGGCCTGCCGTCGGTGGGCTACGCCCTCACGCAGGGCAGGCGGGCTCACGGGGGGTGGGTGGCGCTCGCCGGCAACCACGTCGTCGTAGAGGTCCGCATCGGGGTGTTCGTGGCGCTGTGCCACCTCGCCGACGGCAGCGTCGGCGTGCGACCGGGGCAGGAGGTCGCCGCCGGCGAGGAGCTGGGCCGGTGCGGCAACTCGGGCAACAGCACCGAGCCGCACCTGCACCTGCAGGTCATGGACCAGCTCGACCCCGGCCGCGCTCGTGGGCTGCCCCTGACCTTCGGGAACGGCATACCGCATAGCGGGGAGATCGTCGACGCTCCCTGA
- a CDS encoding TIGR01777 family oxidoreductase: MSTVVLAGASGFLGQHLRRAFAAEGVEVRTIGRTTGDATWGQDLRPVLEGADALVNLAGRSVSCRYTRRTADEIFSSRTETTRALGEALAGCTSPPPVWINASTGTIYRDARDRPQDEETGELGSGFSVAVARAWERELYDAPTPVRKVALRIAIVLGPDGGALSPLVNLARTGFGGAQGDGAQMFSWVHVDDVHGAIRHVMDRPDISGPVNLATPHPVTNAQLMAAVRRHLGAPVGLPLPAWSLRAGARIIRTEEELVLKSRWVHPAVLLRTGYAFRHPTLDEALAAIAPLTRWGLLPVQLG; this comes from the coding sequence ATGAGCACCGTCGTCCTCGCCGGGGCCTCCGGCTTCCTCGGGCAGCACCTCCGGCGGGCGTTCGCCGCCGAGGGGGTCGAGGTGCGCACCATCGGCCGCACCACGGGGGACGCGACGTGGGGCCAGGACCTGCGCCCGGTGCTGGAGGGCGCCGACGCCCTGGTCAACCTGGCCGGACGCTCGGTGAGCTGCCGCTACACCAGACGCACCGCTGACGAGATCTTCTCCTCGCGCACCGAGACCACCCGCGCCCTCGGAGAGGCGCTTGCGGGATGCACGTCTCCTCCCCCGGTCTGGATCAACGCCAGCACCGGCACGATCTACCGCGACGCCCGCGACCGCCCGCAGGACGAGGAGACCGGTGAGCTGGGCAGCGGTTTCTCGGTCGCCGTCGCCCGGGCCTGGGAGCGGGAGCTGTATGACGCCCCCACGCCGGTCCGCAAGGTCGCCCTCCGCATCGCCATCGTGCTCGGTCCGGACGGCGGCGCCCTCAGCCCGCTCGTCAACCTGGCACGCACCGGCTTCGGCGGGGCGCAGGGCGACGGGGCCCAGATGTTCAGCTGGGTCCACGTCGACGACGTCCACGGCGCGATCCGCCACGTGATGGACCGTCCCGACATCAGTGGTCCGGTCAATCTGGCGACGCCGCACCCCGTGACCAACGCCCAGCTCATGGCGGCCGTCCGGCGCCACCTGGGTGCGCCGGTCGGTCTCCCCCTGCCGGCGTGGTCCTTGCGTGCGGGCGCTCGGATCATCCGCACCGAGGAGGAGCTCGTCCTCAAGAGCCGCTGGGTCCACCCCGCGGTGCTGCTGCGCACCGGCTACGCCTTCCGCCACCCCACCCTCGACGAGGCGCTTGCGGCCATCGCTCCCCTGACCCGGTGGGGTCTGCTGCCGGTCCAGCTGGGCTGA
- a CDS encoding TetR/AcrR family transcriptional regulator: protein MTTKAERTRELLVDTALRLFRERGYEATTMRLVATEAGVSQGSAYYYFDGKDAFVLELYARIQEEHRERALPLLREGASLADNLRTVLHTGLDTMSPYHSFGATMLHVALSRSSAVSPFSTESGPARAAATDLMRQVLAASRGTRTTTVHPRLAELLWMAYLGVTLHWVTDSSPQQRRTRELADGLAPIISRVVSLSRLPVGRGLAADVFALVDRLAAPSSDRSAP from the coding sequence ATGACCACCAAGGCGGAGCGCACGCGCGAGCTCCTCGTCGACACCGCCCTGCGGTTGTTCCGCGAGCGCGGCTACGAGGCGACGACGATGCGCCTGGTCGCCACCGAGGCCGGGGTCTCCCAGGGCTCCGCCTACTACTACTTCGACGGCAAGGACGCCTTCGTCCTCGAGCTCTACGCCCGCATCCAGGAGGAGCACCGTGAGCGCGCCCTGCCGCTGCTGCGCGAGGGGGCGTCGCTGGCCGACAACCTGCGCACGGTGCTGCATACCGGCCTCGACACCATGAGTCCATACCACTCCTTCGGGGCGACGATGCTGCACGTCGCACTCTCGCGGTCCTCGGCCGTGAGCCCGTTCTCGACGGAGTCCGGGCCGGCCCGCGCGGCCGCGACGGACCTCATGCGGCAGGTGCTCGCCGCCTCCCGCGGCACCCGGACGACCACCGTGCACCCGCGGCTGGCCGAGCTGCTGTGGATGGCCTACCTGGGGGTCACGCTGCACTGGGTCACCGACTCCTCCCCCCAGCAGCGCCGCACGCGGGAGCTGGCGGACGGCCTGGCGCCGATCATCTCGCGCGTGGTCTCCCTGAGCCGGCTGCCTGTCGGCCGGGGCCTGGCCGCCGACGTCTTCGCCCTGGTCGACCGGCTGGCGGCACCTTCCTCCGACAGGAGCGCCCCATGA
- a CDS encoding phosphotransferase, with the protein MTDPADRLTARQRALVDTWLGEWCVLADHTWGQTDTVVLEVRSARGHVVVKAGGPANGHIGREIRAHQGWTARWVEAGRAARMVAADEDARVLVTSFVPGRLVEGTSAQDDPTTYLQAGRLLAAFHSQHAEVDPDWNDRLRQRVDNFLARPHRIDGEVEARVRRELEDWPGGGAAVVPTHGDWQPRNWLDDDGTLRVIDLGRFDLRPPEEDFVRLARQDFLRDQRLEVAFREGYGRDPREPGMWRRMNVAEAVGTAVWAFAVGDEPFEAVGHAQLARLFPTG; encoded by the coding sequence GTGACCGACCCCGCAGATCGCCTGACGGCCCGGCAGCGGGCCCTCGTCGACACGTGGCTGGGGGAGTGGTGCGTCCTCGCCGACCACACCTGGGGCCAGACCGACACAGTGGTGCTCGAGGTCCGGTCCGCCCGTGGTCACGTCGTCGTCAAGGCGGGCGGGCCCGCGAACGGTCACATCGGGCGAGAGATCCGGGCCCACCAGGGGTGGACCGCACGATGGGTGGAGGCGGGGCGGGCCGCCCGGATGGTGGCCGCCGACGAGGACGCCCGGGTCCTGGTCACGTCGTTCGTCCCCGGGCGTCTGGTCGAGGGGACGTCCGCGCAGGACGACCCGACGACATACCTGCAGGCGGGGCGGTTGCTGGCGGCCTTCCACAGTCAGCACGCAGAGGTGGATCCGGACTGGAACGACCGGCTCCGGCAGCGGGTGGACAACTTCCTCGCGAGACCCCACCGGATCGACGGGGAGGTGGAGGCGCGAGTTCGCCGGGAGCTCGAGGACTGGCCCGGCGGGGGAGCCGCCGTCGTGCCCACCCACGGCGACTGGCAGCCGCGCAACTGGCTGGACGACGACGGGACGCTGCGGGTGATCGATCTCGGTCGCTTCGATCTCCGCCCGCCCGAGGAGGACTTCGTGCGGCTCGCTCGTCAGGACTTCCTGCGCGACCAGCGGCTTGAGGTGGCCTTCCGGGAGGGTTATGGTCGCGACCCGCGCGAACCGGGGATGTGGCGACGCATGAACGTCGCCGAGGCGGTCGGCACGGCCGTGTGGGCCTTCGCGGTCGGGGACGAGCCGTTCGAGGCCGTCGGCCACGCCCAGCTCGCACGGCTCTTCCCGACCGGGTGA
- a CDS encoding SAM-dependent methyltransferase: MSATVMSVAPALSPRLAAVVDALPIIPHSRVLEIGCGTGAAARAVAARLTDGRILAIDRSARAVEQTRASSASEIASGRMSVRQAAAEEFVPEPGEGPFDVVFAVRVGALDGRHPDAGALALERIRAALASGGRVFVDGGQPLRELDLG; this comes from the coding sequence GTGAGCGCTACTGTGATGAGCGTGGCGCCCGCCCTCTCGCCCCGCCTGGCAGCCGTCGTGGACGCCCTGCCGATCATTCCGCACTCCCGGGTCCTGGAGATCGGCTGCGGGACCGGCGCTGCGGCCCGCGCGGTCGCCGCTCGGCTGACCGACGGGCGCATCCTCGCGATCGACCGCTCGGCCAGGGCCGTCGAGCAGACGCGTGCCAGCTCCGCCAGCGAGATCGCGTCCGGCCGGATGAGCGTCCGTCAGGCCGCGGCCGAGGAGTTCGTGCCCGAGCCGGGGGAGGGCCCGTTCGACGTGGTGTTCGCGGTCCGGGTGGGCGCCCTGGACGGTCGGCACCCCGACGCCGGGGCCTTGGCGCTGGAACGCATCCGGGCCGCCCTGGCCTCGGGTGGGCGGGTGTTCGTCGACGGCGGTCAGCCCCTGCGCGAGCTCGACCTCGGCTGA
- a CDS encoding Type 1 glutamine amidotransferase-like domain-containing protein: MTTVLVGGGPDTTRSSTCLQPFVDACLERGVARVGLLLAGAADNARMFAPDYTNLLPALAGRIDVVPLADGVPDVARFEALVVGGGPTPAYHSALRPVYPEIRAMAAVGCPYLGFSAGAMIAGDRALVGGHRVDGVDVCPVGWSEGLDEVSLDEGIGLVPGVVEVHAAQAGTVGRAVAIVLQRGAEVVVALDEDTAVRPRGQQWDVLGTGRAWRVSADDRGRAVVDPVRAGGVIPVPAPDHTRY; this comes from the coding sequence ATGACCACGGTCCTCGTGGGCGGCGGCCCGGACACCACCCGCAGCTCGACCTGTCTCCAACCGTTCGTCGACGCCTGCCTGGAACGTGGAGTCGCCCGTGTCGGCCTGCTCCTGGCAGGTGCGGCCGACAACGCCAGAATGTTCGCCCCCGACTACACGAACCTGCTGCCCGCGCTCGCCGGGCGGATCGACGTGGTGCCGCTCGCGGACGGCGTCCCGGACGTGGCCAGGTTCGAGGCGCTCGTCGTAGGTGGTGGCCCGACCCCCGCGTATCACTCGGCGCTGCGCCCTGTCTATCCCGAGATCCGCGCGATGGCCGCCGTCGGCTGTCCCTACCTCGGCTTCTCGGCCGGCGCGATGATCGCCGGAGACCGGGCACTCGTGGGGGGCCACCGGGTGGATGGGGTCGACGTCTGCCCTGTCGGGTGGTCGGAGGGCTTGGACGAGGTCTCCCTCGACGAAGGGATCGGTCTCGTCCCCGGCGTGGTCGAGGTGCACGCCGCCCAGGCCGGGACGGTCGGCCGAGCCGTCGCGATCGTTCTGCAGCGAGGTGCGGAGGTCGTCGTGGCCCTTGACGAGGACACTGCCGTGCGCCCCCGAGGTCAACAGTGGGACGTCCTCGGGACGGGTCGAGCCTGGAGGGTCAGCGCCGACGATCGCGGGCGGGCGGTCGTCGACCCCGTGCGCGCCGGAGGGGTCATTCCTGTCCCGGCGCCCGATCACACGCGTTACTGA
- a CDS encoding 1-acyl-sn-glycerol-3-phosphate acyltransferase, with product MLRRLVARTFWAVSRWKLVSAPAPDRPTVLVGAPHTSNWDFVLMLAIAWRLGMDFRWLGKHTLFSGWRGPIMRRLGGIPVDRSNPFRVVDEVLERIRTGEVFGLVVTPDGTRKGHTHWKSGFYRIAQESDMPVTLGYVDRTTMTTGLGPTIELTGNVSADMDRIREFYADKAGFRPESRVEPRLREESRGS from the coding sequence ATGCTCCGACGCCTCGTCGCCCGCACCTTCTGGGCCGTCAGCCGGTGGAAGCTCGTCTCGGCGCCCGCGCCGGACCGCCCCACCGTCCTCGTCGGGGCGCCCCACACGTCCAACTGGGACTTCGTGCTGATGTTGGCGATCGCCTGGCGTCTGGGCATGGACTTCAGGTGGCTGGGCAAGCACACGCTCTTCAGCGGCTGGCGCGGTCCGATCATGCGTCGGCTGGGCGGCATACCCGTCGACCGGTCCAACCCCTTCCGGGTCGTCGACGAGGTGCTCGAGCGCATCCGCACGGGCGAGGTGTTCGGCCTCGTGGTCACCCCCGACGGCACCCGCAAGGGTCACACCCACTGGAAGTCGGGCTTCTACCGGATCGCGCAGGAGAGCGATATGCCGGTCACGCTCGGGTATGTGGATCGCACCACCATGACGACTGGTCTGGGTCCGACGATCGAGCTGACGGGGAACGTGTCGGCCGACATGGACCGCATCCGGGAGTTCTACGCCGACAAGGCCGGCTTCCGTCCGGAGAGCCGCGTCGAGCCCCGGCTGCGCGAGGAGTCGCGCGGGTCCTGA
- a CDS encoding VOC family protein, producing MENGVHHVELWTCDLAGAVPSFDWLLTSIGWHAEDDRDWPAGRVWTHPSGVYLVLEQSPDVTGAHERTRAGMNHLALRVADRHQLDRLREDCGRHGWTELFADRYPHAGGPQHTALFIENHEGFELELVAPE from the coding sequence ATGGAGAACGGCGTCCACCACGTCGAGCTGTGGACCTGCGACCTCGCGGGTGCCGTGCCGTCGTTCGACTGGCTCCTCACCTCGATCGGCTGGCACGCCGAGGATGACCGGGACTGGCCGGCGGGACGGGTGTGGACCCACCCGAGCGGTGTCTACCTGGTGCTGGAGCAGTCCCCCGACGTCACCGGTGCCCACGAGCGCACCCGCGCCGGGATGAACCACCTGGCCCTTCGCGTCGCCGACCGCCACCAGCTCGACCGGCTGCGAGAGGACTGCGGCCGGCACGGTTGGACCGAGCTCTTCGCGGACCGCTACCCGCATGCCGGCGGACCGCAGCACACCGCCCTGTTCATCGAGAACCACGAGGGCTTCGAGCTGGAGCTGGTCGCCCCGGAGTGA
- a CDS encoding SRPBCC family protein, whose translation MRRPVDEVFDYLADVTNEVHWRRSVVESSYTTDGPLAVGRQGLTGVAMGDKRVSMGWTVVDHVPGRHVRWQLTDGPWRGGGSYTVDAAPDGAAVTAALEVRLAGASRLLEPVLGIMLGRGLRQDLDRLGTVLEGQPQRGSASS comes from the coding sequence GTGCGTCGGCCGGTCGACGAGGTCTTCGACTACCTGGCCGACGTGACGAACGAGGTCCACTGGCGCCGGTCGGTCGTGGAGTCCTCGTACACGACCGACGGGCCGCTCGCCGTCGGCCGGCAGGGCCTGACCGGCGTTGCGATGGGGGACAAGCGGGTCTCGATGGGCTGGACCGTCGTCGACCACGTCCCCGGACGGCACGTCCGGTGGCAGCTGACGGACGGGCCGTGGCGCGGAGGCGGCTCCTACACGGTGGACGCGGCTCCGGACGGGGCTGCCGTGACCGCCGCGCTGGAGGTCCGTCTCGCAGGTGCGTCACGACTTCTCGAGCCGGTCCTCGGGATCATGCTCGGACGGGGTCTGCGACAGGACCTTGACCGCCTGGGAACGGTGCTCGAGGGGCAGCCCCAGCGAGGTTCCGCCAGCTCGTGA
- a CDS encoding class I SAM-dependent methyltransferase, with product MTRDLWDDEAAHFDDEPDHGLADPQVRSAWRELLLEVLPAAPGRVADLGCGTGTLTRLLTDEGYVVDGLDLSPEMIRRARVKVPEAEFVVGDAARPALEPGAYDVVLSRHVLWAMPDPAEAFARWVELLRPGGVVVLVEGRWSTGAGLTAAECEEIVRPLLKDVWVRPLPEPVYWGKTIEDERYLLVSRSSSRGAPAPDDSSRGSRRGVGSRP from the coding sequence ATGACCCGGGACCTGTGGGACGACGAGGCCGCGCACTTCGACGACGAGCCGGACCACGGGTTGGCGGATCCGCAGGTGCGGTCCGCGTGGCGGGAGCTGCTGCTCGAGGTCCTTCCCGCGGCTCCAGGACGGGTGGCCGACCTCGGGTGTGGCACCGGGACGCTCACGCGGCTGCTCACCGACGAGGGGTATGTCGTCGACGGGCTCGATCTCTCCCCGGAGATGATCCGTCGGGCGAGGGTGAAGGTCCCGGAAGCGGAGTTCGTCGTCGGGGACGCCGCCCGTCCTGCGCTCGAGCCCGGGGCGTATGACGTGGTGCTGAGCCGGCACGTCCTGTGGGCGATGCCCGACCCCGCCGAGGCGTTCGCACGCTGGGTCGAGCTGCTGCGTCCGGGCGGCGTCGTGGTCCTCGTGGAGGGCCGGTGGTCGACGGGGGCCGGTCTGACGGCGGCGGAGTGCGAGGAGATCGTGCGCCCCCTGCTCAAGGACGTCTGGGTGCGTCCGCTGCCGGAGCCGGTCTACTGGGGCAAGACCATCGAGGACGAGCGCTACCTGCTGGTCAGCCGGTCCTCGTCGCGAGGGGCTCCTGCTCCTGACGATTCCAGCCGCGGATCTCGGAGGGGCGTAGGGTCTCGACCGTGA
- a CDS encoding DUF6226 family protein has protein sequence MTGLGDLSAEVAARYARLDLPSWPNPHPDGAEAREEEYSRVTAPERYRIVHARARVWIDVLTDLLDVDTVPLPAAPLDGTEPSQGSFDRGTKLVPRRPDTLPLLLLERDAPQPGHQSTLAVLHISAAEPRITLMSVPDCGCDACDWGSEDLLDAIDDTVGRVVGGPFVALLGQGWFAQWHPDGGASGGTRSDTPHDTLLDWCRRAATGERGHLPDGVEVHVGRSWLD, from the coding sequence GTGACGGGGTTGGGTGACCTGAGCGCCGAGGTGGCTGCACGCTACGCCCGCCTCGACCTGCCCTCCTGGCCGAACCCTCATCCCGATGGGGCCGAGGCCCGCGAGGAGGAGTACTCCCGCGTCACCGCGCCGGAGCGCTACCGCATCGTCCACGCCCGGGCCCGCGTGTGGATCGACGTCCTGACCGACCTGCTCGACGTCGACACCGTCCCTCTACCGGCCGCCCCGCTGGACGGGACGGAGCCGTCCCAGGGGTCCTTCGACCGCGGCACCAAGCTCGTCCCGCGTCGACCGGACACGCTGCCCCTGCTGCTGCTCGAGCGGGACGCGCCGCAGCCGGGGCACCAGTCGACGCTCGCGGTCCTCCACATCAGCGCCGCCGAGCCGCGGATCACCCTCATGTCGGTGCCGGACTGCGGGTGCGACGCGTGCGACTGGGGGTCGGAGGACCTCCTGGACGCCATCGACGACACGGTCGGTCGCGTCGTCGGAGGACCGTTCGTGGCGCTGCTCGGCCAGGGGTGGTTCGCCCAGTGGCACCCCGACGGTGGGGCCTCAGGAGGGACAAGAAGCGACACCCCGCACGACACGCTCCTGGACTGGTGCCGACGAGCCGCGACGGGGGAGAGGGGCCACCTGCCAGACGGCGTCGAGGTCCACGTCGGCCGGTCGTGGCTCGACTGA